In Nitrosophilus alvini, the following are encoded in one genomic region:
- a CDS encoding transporter: protein MKKYLKKIVLFSTIIAFGTSLSAATQNEDLEKAIKKESQPKAVLTQFERDYVLLKKGQKEFENAFSFSYSSAKQIYLESFAILDPVFLTLGQFGIENIKRHTFSDTISFRYGLRDNIQAEIGVPILYRYDRYSKVGTGEGEGDSHSEAGGIGDVSVSLSYQPIRETDTTPAMITNLSFKFKNGKSPFDIDQYSDDLPLGSGYYSVKAGINLVKTIDPVVVFGGISYSYNIEEDVNYVVLDENGSIVSGLSKIDPGDTISINIGLGYAVSYNFSLGFQFVDDYTLSTEVWKYDGSSTAQKVTVANSTLNSAQFKLTAGWAISDKKSINFGLGMGLTSDSPDYVFEVRFPIRF, encoded by the coding sequence ATGAAAAAGTATTTAAAGAAAATAGTACTTTTTAGTACTATTATTGCATTTGGAACTTCACTGTCTGCCGCTACTCAGAATGAAGATCTCGAAAAAGCTATAAAGAAAGAGTCTCAGCCAAAAGCGGTACTGACACAGTTTGAGAGAGACTATGTTCTACTCAAAAAGGGACAAAAAGAGTTTGAAAACGCATTCTCTTTTTCCTATTCATCGGCAAAACAGATATATCTTGAAAGTTTTGCGATTCTCGACCCGGTATTTTTGACACTTGGGCAATTTGGTATAGAAAATATCAAAAGACACACATTTAGTGATACTATCTCTTTTAGATACGGTCTTCGTGACAATATCCAGGCAGAAATAGGGGTACCTATTCTCTACAGATATGACAGATATTCAAAAGTGGGAACAGGCGAAGGAGAGGGTGATAGCCATTCCGAAGCCGGAGGTATAGGTGATGTGAGCGTGTCTTTGAGCTATCAGCCGATAAGAGAGACCGATACAACTCCTGCTATGATTACAAATCTTAGTTTCAAATTCAAAAATGGAAAAAGTCCTTTCGACATAGATCAGTATAGTGACGATCTGCCGCTGGGAAGTGGCTACTATTCGGTAAAAGCGGGTATCAATCTTGTAAAAACTATAGATCCCGTTGTAGTTTTCGGAGGGATCTCCTATTCGTATAACATAGAAGAGGATGTAAATTATGTGGTATTGGATGAAAATGGATCCATTGTTAGTGGTTTGTCTAAAATAGATCCGGGCGATACGATAAGTATAAATATCGGTCTTGGATATGCAGTTTCGTATAACTTTTCTCTCGGTTTTCAGTTTGTTGATGACTATACACTTTCTACAGAGGTGTGGAAATATGATGGTTCTTCTACGGCACAAAAAGTTACCGTTGCAAACTCCACTCTTAACTCGGCTCAATTCAAGCTTACTGCAGGATGGGCGATTTCTGATAAAAAATCGATAAACTTTGGACTGGGAATGGGGCTTACTTCAGACTCACCGGATTATGTGTTTGAAGTGCGTTTCCCTATACGGTTTTAG
- a CDS encoding glycine zipper 2TM domain-containing protein — protein MKKLIVGSIFLVSALFGETFTYTEYLPVTKSEPNYRIVTKRVPYQECWDEQVPVSSSSSDGTLGAVIGGAAGGILGHQVGEGSGKTAATIGGAVIGTLVGKSLAEKQQPAPGYQIVKRCRTKYQETQERILEYKNYANFNGHQIIKFSNQPLKQIPVTVTVTY, from the coding sequence ATGAAAAAACTGATAGTCGGTTCTATATTCCTTGTTTCTGCACTTTTTGGGGAGACATTTACATATACTGAATATCTTCCTGTTACAAAAAGCGAGCCAAACTATAGAATAGTCACAAAAAGGGTTCCGTATCAGGAGTGTTGGGATGAACAGGTTCCTGTATCGAGTTCAAGTAGTGACGGGACACTTGGTGCTGTTATCGGAGGAGCTGCAGGCGGAATATTGGGCCATCAGGTGGGTGAAGGGTCAGGCAAAACCGCAGCAACTATCGGCGGAGCAGTTATAGGTACTCTTGTAGGCAAAAGTCTCGCGGAAAAACAGCAACCTGCACCTGGATATCAGATTGTGAAAAGATGCAGAACAAAATATCAAGAGACTCAGGAAAGAATTTTGGAATATAAAAATTATGCAAATTTTAACGGTCATCAAATAATCAAATTCAGCAATCAGCCTCTAAAACAGATACCCGTAACGGTTACGGTAACATATTGA
- a CDS encoding aspartate carbamoyltransferase catalytic subunit, protein MRHLIETSDLTIEQIEDIFDNAESFLEESPKNLLRDKLIITIFFESSTRTRSSFEVAAKRLGAEVVSLDVSKSSTKKGETLYDTAANLDAMGPNAIIVRHMHAGVPKILSNHINCSLINGGDGAHAHPTQALLDLFTIRRYIKDVKGKKIAIVGDIKNSRVANSNIELLTRYGMEVILVAPPHFLPKRNMQYTHNIRDVIDDVDVIMSLRTQTERHLHPIYASLKDYASDFCITKKLIGNRDIILLHPGPVHRNIDIDDEMLKDPRCKVLEQVKNGVAVRMAVLKKLIVQNG, encoded by the coding sequence GTGAGACATTTGATAGAGACTTCAGACCTCACTATAGAACAGATAGAAGATATCTTCGATAATGCGGAAAGCTTTTTGGAAGAGAGCCCTAAAAATCTTCTCAGAGATAAACTGATAATCACAATATTCTTTGAAAGTTCAACCAGAACAAGAAGCTCTTTTGAAGTGGCTGCAAAAAGACTCGGAGCCGAAGTGGTAAGCCTCGACGTATCCAAAAGTTCGACAAAAAAAGGCGAAACACTTTACGATACAGCTGCAAATCTAGATGCCATGGGTCCCAATGCAATCATTGTAAGACATATGCATGCCGGAGTTCCCAAAATTTTGTCAAATCATATCAACTGTTCTTTGATTAACGGCGGTGACGGCGCACATGCACATCCCACACAGGCTCTTCTGGATCTTTTTACTATAAGAAGATATATAAAAGATGTAAAAGGAAAAAAGATAGCCATTGTAGGAGATATCAAGAACTCCAGGGTTGCAAACAGTAATATAGAACTTCTAACCAGATACGGTATGGAAGTCATCCTTGTTGCACCTCCTCACTTTCTTCCAAAACGAAACATGCAATATACCCACAATATAAGAGACGTTATCGACGATGTCGACGTTATTATGAGCCTTAGAACCCAGACAGAAAGGCACCTGCATCCTATATACGCATCTTTGAAAGATTATGCAAGCGATTTTTGTATAACAAAAAAACTTATTGGTAACAGAGATATCATCCTGCTTCATCCCGGACCTGTTCATAGAAATATCGATATAGACGATGAGATGCTTAAAGATCCCAGATGCAAAGTTTTGGAACAGGTCAAAAATGGCGTAGCTGTCAGAATGGCTGTTTTGAAAAAACTCATCGTGCAAAATGGATAA
- a CDS encoding aminodeoxychorismate synthase component I, translated as MDKISFLAKNGIPFLFVIDFDTKNIFVQNLENLENIYFQIEEYKNYKQEEKSCKKALIKRKFPVSFKKYKKAFFEVQEEIKKGNTYLLNLTFPTKIETDLSLKDIFFCSKAKFKLFFKDQFVCFSPERFIKIEENIIKTYPMKGTIDASLPNAANLILSNEKEMAEHVMVVDLLRNDLGMVARKIRVKRFRYIDKIEAGGKKLLQVSSEIEGKLPKNWRENLGEILLKLLPAGSISGTPKKKSVEIIKRVENYDRGFFTGIFGIFDGKNLDSAVIIRYIEKSHSGLVYKSGGGITIQSSVEDEYKEMIEKVYIPV; from the coding sequence ATGGATAAGATAAGTTTTCTCGCCAAAAACGGCATCCCCTTTCTTTTTGTTATAGATTTTGATACAAAAAACATTTTTGTACAAAATCTTGAAAATCTTGAAAATATCTATTTTCAGATAGAAGAGTACAAAAACTACAAACAAGAGGAAAAAAGTTGCAAAAAAGCCCTGATAAAGCGAAAATTTCCTGTTTCATTCAAAAAGTACAAAAAAGCTTTTTTTGAAGTTCAAGAAGAGATCAAAAAAGGAAATACCTATCTGCTAAATCTCACATTTCCTACAAAAATCGAAACAGACCTCTCTTTGAAGGATATTTTTTTCTGTTCAAAAGCAAAATTCAAACTCTTTTTTAAAGATCAGTTTGTCTGCTTCTCGCCTGAGAGGTTTATAAAAATAGAAGAGAATATTATAAAAACATATCCTATGAAAGGAACCATAGACGCATCACTGCCGAATGCCGCAAACTTGATTTTATCCAACGAAAAAGAGATGGCGGAACATGTAATGGTAGTCGATCTTTTAAGAAACGATCTTGGAATGGTAGCAAGAAAAATCAGAGTAAAGAGGTTCAGATATATAGACAAGATAGAAGCGGGAGGGAAAAAACTTCTTCAGGTAAGCTCTGAAATTGAGGGAAAACTACCCAAAAACTGGAGAGAAAATCTGGGAGAGATACTTCTGAAACTCTTGCCTGCGGGAAGTATCAGCGGAACTCCGAAAAAAAAGAGTGTAGAGATAATAAAAAGAGTCGAAAACTACGATAGAGGTTTCTTTACCGGAATATTCGGTATATTTGACGGAAAAAATCTGGATAGCGCGGTCATCATAAGATATATCGAAAAATCTCATTCAGGTCTTGTCTATAAAAGCGGTGGAGGAATCACGATACAGAGCAGTGTGGAGGATGAATACAAGGAGATGATTGAAAAGGTCTATATTCCTGTTTAA
- a CDS encoding C39 family peptidase — translation MKKFADIKKVAVAGLILLFSSSVIAEESRPNSVPIYISGKFGTIVVRPKVKSATELKTKNIVKQKHDFSCGSAAVATLFKYYLNDPVTEEQVIKGLFHFGNKKKIIENRGFSLLDIKKLANALGYKVGGYKTDVEGLVTLGKPAIVTIVIGNYKHFVVFRGVHKNRVFLADPALGNTIVSVKKFEKMWYKNIALIIEPKGNRKLDKLAISDEDLVWVRSDAIRNSLFLQQIQSFKSNTEF, via the coding sequence ATGAAAAAGTTTGCCGATATAAAAAAAGTCGCAGTGGCCGGACTGATACTCCTCTTTTCTTCATCTGTTATAGCCGAAGAAAGCAGACCAAATAGTGTGCCTATCTATATCAGCGGTAAATTCGGTACTATCGTCGTACGTCCGAAGGTAAAATCAGCTACGGAACTCAAAACTAAAAATATAGTAAAACAGAAACACGATTTTAGCTGCGGATCTGCTGCCGTTGCTACGCTTTTTAAATATTATCTGAACGATCCTGTAACGGAAGAGCAGGTAATAAAAGGACTTTTCCATTTCGGTAACAAAAAAAAGATAATAGAAAACAGGGGTTTTTCTCTTCTTGATATCAAAAAACTTGCAAATGCTTTAGGATATAAAGTAGGAGGATATAAAACCGATGTCGAGGGTCTGGTCACATTGGGAAAACCGGCAATTGTAACAATTGTTATAGGAAATTACAAACACTTTGTTGTTTTCAGAGGTGTACATAAAAACAGGGTTTTTCTGGCAGATCCGGCTTTGGGCAATACTATAGTTTCTGTTAAAAAATTTGAAAAGATGTGGTATAAAAATATCGCTCTTATTATCGAGCCAAAAGGGAACAGAAAACTTGATAAACTCGCGATAAGTGATGAAGATCTGGTGTGGGTTAGATCAGATGCTATTAGAAACTCTCTTTTTCTTCAGCAAATTCAGTCATTTAAAAGTAACACAGAGTTTTAA
- the bioD gene encoding dethiobiotin synthase: MCIKIFVTATDTGVGKTYTTLKLLEAFSSMGLKAGAFKPIETGVENLPQDGIKLFEKSKEINKEFEKLSLDDIVPYSFTLPAAPYVAKNCTIDIGFLKSKIKKLEKFCDVLLIEGAGGLLVPVEQNIFMIDLIDIFDAKAFLVTPSRLGCINATLLSQNILESRGIEYEWCVNLYEEKETFFETTHPFYKEYFKKFFIFPAHIENIAAALAANKE; encoded by the coding sequence ATGTGCATAAAAATTTTTGTTACAGCAACCGATACGGGAGTTGGTAAAACATACACCACACTAAAACTGCTTGAAGCTTTCTCCTCCATGGGTTTAAAGGCAGGGGCATTCAAACCTATAGAGACAGGTGTGGAAAACCTGCCCCAGGACGGTATTAAACTTTTTGAAAAGTCAAAAGAGATAAATAAAGAGTTTGAAAAACTCTCCCTTGATGACATTGTTCCATACAGTTTCACTCTCCCGGCAGCTCCGTATGTTGCCAAAAACTGTACCATCGATATCGGATTTTTAAAATCAAAGATAAAAAAGCTGGAAAAATTTTGCGATGTTTTGCTTATAGAAGGGGCCGGAGGGCTTTTGGTCCCGGTTGAACAAAATATTTTTATGATTGATTTGATAGATATTTTTGATGCAAAGGCCTTTTTGGTAACTCCAAGCCGACTCGGTTGCATAAATGCAACCCTGCTCTCTCAGAATATTCTTGAAAGCAGAGGCATAGAGTATGAATGGTGCGTAAATCTATACGAAGAAAAAGAGACGTTCTTTGAAACCACACACCCTTTTTACAAAGAGTATTTCAAAAAGTTTTTTATCTTTCCCGCTCACATTGAAAATATTGCAGCCGCACTGGCTGCAAATAAGGAATAA
- a CDS encoding ATP-dependent Clp protease adaptor ClpS — MAVKREIKEKSEVQVKEPKLFKVFLLNDDYTTMDFVVEILCDIFHKSYEEAIEIMLIVHKNGKGLCGIYTYEIAETKIDEVHRRAKVNEFPLRAVMEEI, encoded by the coding sequence TTGGCTGTCAAAAGAGAGATTAAAGAGAAATCAGAAGTTCAAGTAAAAGAACCGAAACTCTTTAAAGTGTTTTTACTTAACGACGACTATACCACTATGGATTTCGTCGTAGAAATATTATGCGATATTTTCCATAAAAGCTATGAAGAGGCGATAGAAATTATGCTGATTGTTCACAAAAACGGCAAAGGACTATGCGGAATATATACTTACGAAATAGCTGAGACGAAGATAGACGAAGTCCATAGAAGAGCCAAGGTGAATGAATTTCCCTTGAGAGCCGTAATGGAGGAAATATAA
- a CDS encoding beta strand repeat-containing protein: MKGRKWMVSALLAAMTCSAPLYAEVNALSDSDLGEISAQGLQTVTNPTDISDQQNNNDSVQLNGETQSVSSSIEIVNSSASALNVHQNSASADNSSDIALYQSNDQFAENSTYSNQSISNDADATDQNNNNRSVQINSDAQSNTSAFIISNAAGSAENIGQNVLSADNLESVNTITQENIQHAFNGEMDFEVLTQNIYSSDTSNQNNNVSSVQLNENAQIDVSGAVVTNSANSAENIGQNIVSVSGTDSFNTIASSNEQSATNYTRDYTEQNIGSFSSDYQKNNINSVQLNDNAQNSVEALVLSNSAASASNIAQNFGSSVAASGFNDITQSNTQNAYNGTGWENWSFQNINNNDLSSSTTSLFYQDNLNAAVQLNDYTTAQNDVKAFALANTAHSASNIAQNVAGAENVSDGNSFDQLNIQSADNWGWNVQAISNEGAAVANSAQDNINGSVEILEGQNRFEGMALANTVMSASNIAQNFASGKNWDGVNIGMQENSQDASSAVYSEQYIGNNSLGSQDTWGQYNDNGSVQATGGQNEINALSVSNAAGSAQNIAQNVAYYESFSNVSSIEQLNRQSALSDTYAYQDISNVAQNNDNNGYQQNNNAAVQILGTQNNENVASFANSAMSAVNIGQNILVISDTQGTDNADQLNIQDTTAYAYAEQIVTNDGVLGSSWAVSQNNNNGAVQLTNAQNDFDGFALSNSVMSAVNIGQNIADINNPLGLSTLQQDNIQTAYNEATFSQSVINDFAVSQNNNNGGTQLNDSQNNVSSLVVLNSVGAAVSSDISVSNVVGSVPLGTVLEQITDVYTENSLESDQVIENYVDIDGQNNNNSSVQLNDSQVASTAIDLSNTAAAAHNYGNNIANLTGASGWTVNQIASQTAINR, from the coding sequence ATGAAAGGTAGAAAATGGATGGTATCGGCGCTACTTGCAGCAATGACATGTTCTGCTCCGCTATATGCCGAAGTGAATGCACTTTCCGATAGTGATCTTGGAGAAATAAGTGCGCAAGGTTTGCAGACTGTAACAAATCCTACAGATATATCTGACCAGCAAAACAATAATGACAGTGTCCAGTTAAACGGCGAAACACAATCTGTTTCGAGTTCTATTGAGATTGTAAACAGTTCTGCATCTGCATTAAACGTACACCAAAACAGTGCAAGTGCTGATAACAGTTCAGATATAGCACTGTACCAGTCAAATGATCAATTCGCCGAAAACAGTACATATTCAAATCAATCTATATCCAACGATGCTGATGCGACTGATCAAAACAATAATAACCGTTCTGTCCAGATAAACAGTGATGCTCAGTCAAATACATCTGCATTTATCATATCAAATGCTGCCGGTTCAGCTGAAAATATAGGACAGAATGTATTGAGTGCAGATAATCTGGAGAGTGTCAATACTATCACTCAGGAAAATATACAGCATGCATTTAACGGCGAAATGGATTTTGAAGTATTGACACAAAACATATACAGCAGCGATACATCAAATCAGAATAACAATGTATCTTCAGTCCAGTTAAATGAGAACGCTCAGATTGATGTAAGCGGAGCAGTTGTAACAAACAGTGCGAACTCTGCCGAGAATATCGGACAAAATATCGTAAGTGTTTCAGGCACAGATTCGTTTAATACTATAGCCTCTTCAAATGAGCAGAGTGCTACAAACTACACGAGAGACTATACAGAGCAAAATATTGGAAGTTTTAGTAGCGATTATCAGAAAAACAACATAAACTCCGTACAGCTTAACGATAATGCACAAAACTCCGTAGAGGCTCTTGTTTTAAGCAACAGTGCGGCTTCAGCCTCAAATATAGCGCAAAACTTTGGGAGTAGTGTAGCAGCTTCCGGATTCAATGATATAACGCAGAGCAACACTCAGAATGCGTATAATGGAACAGGTTGGGAAAATTGGTCCTTTCAAAATATAAACAATAACGATCTTTCTTCATCTACGACCTCTCTTTTTTATCAGGACAATCTAAATGCTGCAGTTCAGCTTAATGACTATACAACTGCACAAAATGATGTGAAAGCTTTTGCTCTTGCAAATACGGCGCATTCCGCATCGAATATTGCACAAAACGTTGCCGGTGCAGAAAATGTGAGCGATGGCAACTCCTTTGACCAACTAAATATTCAGAGTGCGGATAACTGGGGTTGGAATGTGCAGGCGATATCGAATGAGGGTGCCGCAGTTGCAAACAGTGCTCAGGATAATATAAACGGATCAGTTGAAATTCTGGAAGGGCAGAACAGATTTGAAGGAATGGCTTTGGCCAATACGGTCATGTCTGCATCCAATATAGCACAGAATTTTGCCTCAGGTAAAAACTGGGACGGAGTCAATATAGGTATGCAGGAAAACAGCCAGGATGCAAGTTCTGCTGTTTATAGCGAGCAGTACATAGGAAATAACTCTCTAGGTTCGCAGGATACATGGGGACAGTATAATGACAACGGTTCCGTTCAGGCAACAGGCGGACAAAATGAGATAAACGCTTTGAGTGTCAGCAATGCTGCAGGTTCTGCTCAGAATATTGCACAAAATGTGGCATACTATGAAAGTTTTTCAAATGTCAGCAGTATCGAGCAGCTAAACAGGCAGAGTGCTTTGTCTGATACCTATGCGTATCAGGATATTTCAAATGTTGCGCAAAACAACGACAATAACGGTTATCAACAGAACAACAATGCCGCTGTACAGATTCTTGGTACTCAAAATAATGAAAACGTTGCAAGTTTTGCCAACAGTGCTATGAGTGCTGTCAATATCGGACAAAATATCCTTGTTATCAGTGATACTCAGGGAACCGATAACGCAGACCAGTTAAACATACAAGATACTACAGCCTATGCTTATGCCGAACAGATAGTTACAAACGACGGTGTCCTTGGTTCTTCATGGGCCGTTTCGCAAAATAACAACAACGGAGCAGTTCAACTGACTAATGCACAGAACGATTTTGATGGGTTTGCTCTTTCAAACAGTGTTATGTCTGCTGTAAACATAGGTCAGAATATTGCGGATATAAACAATCCACTTGGTCTTAGTACTCTGCAGCAGGATAATATCCAGACTGCATATAATGAGGCGACGTTCAGTCAGAGTGTAATCAACGACTTTGCAGTTTCGCAAAATAATAACAACGGCGGAACTCAATTGAACGATTCTCAGAACAACGTTTCTTCTTTAGTTGTGCTTAATAGCGTAGGTGCGGCAGTAAGTAGTGATATAAGCGTTTCCAACGTCGTAGGCAGTGTACCACTCGGCACTGTTCTCGAACAGATCACCGATGTTTATACTGAAAATAGTCTCGAAAGTGATCAGGTGATTGAAAATTATGTAGATATAGATGGACAGAACAACAATAACAGTTCAGTTCAGCTAAATGACAGTCAGGTTGCTTCAACTGCTATAGATTTGAGCAATACTGCTGCAGCAGCTCACAACTATGGAAACAATATCGCAAATCTTACAGGTGCCAGTGGTTGGACCGTCAATCAGATCGCTTCTCAAACCGCTATCAATAGATAG